The Ignavibacteriales bacterium genome includes a region encoding these proteins:
- a CDS encoding carbon starvation protein A, giving the protein MNALYLLLVALCVMVIAYRYYSAFIAAKVIALDDTRVTPAHELNDGQNFHPTNKWVLFGHHFAAIAGAGPLIGPVLAAQFGYLPGFLWLVIGVVFAGAVHDFVILGASIRRKGRSLASIARFEISPLAGTVGSIAILIIVIIALSGLGLAVVNALRESSWGTFTIAMTIPIALFVGLWMNKIRPGKITEASIIGVVSVVACVLLGSLIPGSFLEPYFTLSKEGIIIAMAIYGFIASVLPVWLLLAPRDYLSSYMKIGTVAALVIGVFIVAPHLKMEAVSQYIHGGGPIIPGKIYPFMFITIACGAISGFHSLVSSGTTPKMLNKESDARMIGYGSMLMEGLVGIIALIAACSLWPADYYAINLSPEKFKALGMTVVNLPELQNEVGEIVAGRPGGAVSLAVGFAQIFSAIPGMKGLMSFWYHFAIMFEALFILTTIDAGTRIARFLVQEFVGRVWKPFERTDWIPGAYLSTAVVVFAWAYFIWAGSISTIWPMFGTANQLLAGVALAVASSAIINAGKVRYVWVTMIPMFFVSITTLVAGWYNIFDNYLPLTEKPATAMQGYVNSTLTVIIMTCAVIVMVEAFRRWYKVLVKHENFTAQEMIFATEKVTHLPGGGCC; this is encoded by the coding sequence ATGAATGCACTGTACCTCCTGCTTGTAGCCCTCTGCGTCATGGTCATTGCCTACCGTTACTACAGCGCCTTCATCGCAGCGAAAGTAATAGCGCTCGATGATACGCGCGTAACACCCGCGCACGAACTGAACGACGGTCAGAATTTCCATCCGACGAACAAATGGGTCTTGTTCGGACACCACTTCGCGGCCATCGCTGGAGCGGGCCCGCTGATCGGACCTGTCCTGGCTGCACAGTTCGGATATCTACCGGGTTTCCTCTGGCTGGTGATTGGTGTTGTCTTCGCGGGGGCAGTACACGATTTTGTCATCCTCGGGGCCTCGATACGGCGAAAGGGGCGGTCGCTGGCAAGCATCGCGAGATTTGAGATCAGTCCTCTTGCGGGGACCGTTGGATCCATCGCCATCCTGATTATTGTGATTATAGCACTCTCCGGCCTCGGTCTGGCCGTGGTGAATGCGCTGCGGGAGAGTTCCTGGGGAACGTTCACCATTGCGATGACGATTCCAATCGCGCTCTTTGTCGGTCTCTGGATGAACAAGATTCGTCCCGGCAAGATTACTGAAGCAAGCATCATCGGCGTCGTGAGCGTGGTGGCATGTGTTCTGCTCGGGAGTCTGATTCCGGGTTCATTCCTCGAACCGTACTTTACCCTCTCGAAGGAGGGGATCATCATCGCGATGGCCATTTATGGGTTCATCGCGTCTGTGCTTCCCGTCTGGCTGCTGCTGGCGCCCCGTGATTACCTGAGTTCCTACATGAAAATCGGTACGGTCGCAGCCCTTGTGATCGGAGTGTTCATCGTGGCGCCGCATCTGAAAATGGAGGCTGTGTCACAATATATCCACGGAGGCGGGCCGATCATCCCTGGCAAGATCTACCCGTTCATGTTCATCACAATCGCATGCGGCGCCATATCCGGATTCCATTCGCTCGTCTCTTCGGGGACAACGCCGAAAATGCTGAACAAGGAATCGGACGCCCGGATGATCGGGTACGGGAGCATGTTGATGGAAGGGCTGGTGGGTATCATCGCTTTGATAGCCGCCTGCTCACTCTGGCCTGCAGACTACTATGCGATTAACCTCTCACCGGAGAAGTTCAAGGCTCTTGGCATGACTGTCGTGAATCTCCCGGAACTCCAGAACGAAGTCGGGGAAATCGTGGCCGGCAGACCCGGAGGAGCCGTTTCGCTCGCAGTCGGCTTTGCTCAGATCTTCTCAGCAATCCCGGGCATGAAGGGGCTCATGTCTTTCTGGTATCACTTCGCGATCATGTTTGAAGCGCTCTTCATCCTGACGACGATTGATGCCGGGACCCGCATCGCGAGGTTTCTTGTGCAGGAGTTTGTCGGAAGAGTCTGGAAACCTTTTGAGCGCACAGACTGGATACCCGGAGCGTATCTCTCCACGGCTGTTGTCGTCTTCGCCTGGGCGTACTTCATCTGGGCCGGCAGTATCAGCACGATCTGGCCGATGTTCGGGACCGCAAACCAGCTTCTTGCCGGTGTGGCGTTGGCGGTCGCCTCATCTGCGATCATCAACGCGGGAAAAGTGCGCTATGTCTGGGTGACGATGATTCCAATGTTTTTCGTTTCCATCACGACGCTCGTGGCTGGATGGTACAACATTTTCGACAACTATCTCCCTTTGACTGAGAAGCCCGCCACAGCCATGCAAGGATACGTGAACAGTACATTGACCGTGATCATCATGACTTGCGCTGTGATTGTCATGGTCGAGGCTTTCCGGCGCTGGTACAAGGTCCTTGTCAAGCACGAGAACTTCACTGCCCAGGAAATGATCTTTGCCACAGAAAAGGTCACGCATCTTCCGGGTGGCGGCTGCTGCTGA
- a CDS encoding class 1 isoprenoid biosynthesis enzyme — protein MISFDAHLQILKSDCSSLWQNTSMALPWCGREYNEEEQQATEARVEESILAEKDIDVNSEEAMAQLQRMKSSVRNMVVRSMDPGRRAETDEMLGEFSDAGDEFARRAHSFDPDLQVEDLFQALRNLWILNSMQAGFGLPVRVTPSGVAYSLLYPYSDNFLDDPVVTGEEKREFSKRFRLRLSGYSVPAPSRLEAKISDLVEMIESEFPRSSFPDVFESLLAIHAGQEKSLRQHSSSKRWTESDLMDISIEKGGTSVLADAYLAKGYLSLENAAFSFGYGVFLQLIDDLQDVEEDLRNGHQTLFTLAASMGTLDAAANRLHAFTDVVLTLGSPRVFRNADTLTELVRRSCRFLILESIARCPRLFSETYSRNMERYSPMRFSRIRWVHEKMKANQVRVRKALKNKRVFTVIAACV, from the coding sequence ATGATCTCTTTCGATGCACATCTCCAGATTCTCAAGTCGGATTGTTCCTCATTGTGGCAAAACACATCGATGGCTTTGCCGTGGTGTGGCAGGGAGTACAACGAGGAAGAACAGCAGGCGACCGAAGCAAGGGTGGAGGAGTCAATCCTCGCTGAAAAGGATATCGACGTGAACTCCGAAGAAGCGATGGCTCAGTTGCAGCGCATGAAGTCATCGGTGCGAAATATGGTCGTTCGATCGATGGACCCCGGGCGCCGCGCGGAGACAGACGAGATGCTGGGGGAGTTCTCGGATGCGGGTGACGAATTTGCGCGGCGGGCGCACTCATTTGATCCCGACCTCCAGGTCGAGGACCTCTTCCAGGCGCTTCGCAACTTGTGGATCTTGAACAGTATGCAGGCCGGGTTCGGCCTGCCGGTGCGGGTTACTCCGTCCGGAGTAGCATACAGCCTCCTCTATCCGTATTCGGATAACTTTCTTGATGATCCGGTGGTCACTGGAGAAGAGAAACGGGAGTTCAGTAAAAGATTCAGACTCCGGCTTTCAGGGTACAGCGTTCCGGCCCCTTCGAGACTCGAGGCGAAGATATCGGATCTCGTGGAGATGATAGAATCAGAATTCCCCCGATCGTCCTTTCCGGATGTCTTCGAGAGCCTGCTCGCAATTCATGCAGGCCAGGAGAAGAGCCTTCGTCAACACTCATCGTCGAAACGGTGGACGGAATCGGACCTGATGGACATCAGTATCGAGAAGGGAGGGACGTCTGTTCTGGCGGACGCTTACCTCGCCAAGGGTTATCTCTCTCTGGAAAATGCCGCGTTCTCATTCGGTTACGGTGTGTTCCTCCAGCTCATCGACGATTTGCAGGATGTGGAAGAGGATCTTAGAAACGGTCACCAAACTCTTTTCACGCTCGCTGCCTCCATGGGGACCCTTGACGCGGCGGCGAATCGGCTTCATGCGTTTACGGACGTCGTCCTCACGTTGGGCAGTCCCCGTGTTTTCCGTAACGCCGATACGTTGACAGAACTGGTGCGACGGAGTTGCCGGTTCCTGATTCTGGAATCGATAGCCCGATGCCCGCGACTGTTCAGCGAGACGTATTCCAGAAATATGGAACGGTACTCGCCGATGAGGTTTTCGCGGATACGCTGGGTGCATGAGAAAATGAAGGCGAATCAGGTGAGAGTGCGGAAGGCGCTGAAGAACAAACGCGTCTTTACGGTAATTGCAGCGTGTGTGTGA
- the hpt gene encoding hypoxanthine phosphoribosyltransferase produces the protein MANEITINNDRFALYLSEEQIKARVKELAVRLNSDYRGKVPIFIGILNGSFIFFADLIREITIDCEVDFLKLSSYGDAKISSGQVRLLKDLNCQVSGRDIIVVEDVVDSGISIDFMKKIVMKENPASFSVVTLLLKKSVAKVDFPIDYVGFEIPPEFVIGYGLDYAQKVRNLKSIYRLAPQE, from the coding sequence ATGGCCAACGAGATCACGATCAACAACGACCGGTTTGCCCTGTATCTTTCAGAAGAACAGATCAAAGCCAGGGTGAAAGAACTCGCCGTGCGGCTCAACAGCGACTACCGCGGCAAGGTGCCCATTTTCATTGGCATTTTGAATGGGTCTTTCATTTTCTTTGCCGATCTCATACGCGAGATCACGATCGATTGCGAGGTCGATTTTCTCAAGCTTTCGAGCTATGGCGACGCGAAGATATCGTCGGGCCAGGTCCGTTTGCTCAAAGACCTCAACTGCCAGGTCAGCGGCCGAGACATCATCGTTGTGGAAGACGTTGTAGATTCGGGAATCTCGATCGACTTCATGAAGAAAATTGTGATGAAAGAGAATCCTGCGTCGTTCAGCGTTGTGACATTGTTGCTCAAGAAGTCGGTGGCGAAGGTTGATTTCCCCATTGATTATGTGGGATTTGAGATTCCACCCGAATTCGTGATCGGCTACGGCTTGGACTATGCGCAAAAAGTTCGTAACTTGAAGAGTATTTATCGGCTCGCCCCGCAGGAATAA
- a CDS encoding YraN family protein, producing the protein MNKHQKGRLGEDLAARFLEEQGYRIIERNYRYDRGEIDIIAQDGTILVFVEVKSRESEASGPPEESVTPSKEEQLKKVAEGYLFERNIEHQPCRFDVVAITIVNGIPGIRLLQNAIS; encoded by the coding sequence ATGAACAAGCACCAGAAGGGACGATTGGGGGAAGATCTTGCGGCGCGGTTCCTCGAGGAACAGGGATACCGGATCATCGAACGCAACTACCGGTATGACCGGGGGGAGATCGATATCATCGCTCAGGATGGGACAATCCTCGTGTTCGTCGAGGTGAAGTCTCGCGAGAGCGAAGCGTCCGGGCCGCCCGAGGAATCGGTCACGCCCTCCAAGGAAGAGCAATTGAAGAAGGTGGCTGAAGGATACTTGTTCGAGCGCAACATTGAGCATCAGCCATGCAGATTTGACGTCGTTGCCATTACTATTGTGAATGGAATTCCAGGGATTCGCCTCCTGCAGAACGCAATCTCATAA
- a CDS encoding nicotinate phosphoribosyltransferase: MNLLNNSSGIYTDYYQLTMAQGYFLTGRSDAVSCFDYFFLENPFHGGYVLFAGLTDVLEMIEGFSFSDEIIEYLRGLGLKEEFLRYLRSFKFRGSITSVREGEVVFPLEPLLRVEGTLIEAQLIETLLLNILNFESLIATKASRVKAAAGGRRVMDFGLRRAQGLGGIHATKAAIIGGIDATSNVYAAFHNDLEVSGTQAHSWVQSFSDELTAFRKFAEVYPDSCILLVDTYNTLRSGVPNAIIVAKELEQRGHRMAAIRLDSGDLAYLSKHARTMLDQAGLSYVKITVSNQLDEYVIRSLLEDQGAPIDMFGVGTRLVTGQPAAALDGVYKLSMCDGEPRLKFSENYTKLTLPGVKSIHRFLNEDGIFTADGVTLDGEPSPESIYHPFFSEQRSNLKQCTSEPLMHKVMEGGRTLVRSSVHESAQYVQERLLHLAAEHKRFEFPHIYRVGISQKLLGLRARLVEGFQQQF, translated from the coding sequence ATGAATCTCCTCAACAACAGTTCCGGAATCTATACCGACTACTACCAGCTCACAATGGCGCAGGGCTATTTTCTGACCGGTCGGTCTGATGCAGTGAGTTGTTTCGACTATTTCTTCCTGGAAAACCCTTTCCATGGTGGTTACGTACTCTTTGCCGGATTGACGGACGTTCTGGAAATGATCGAAGGGTTCTCGTTCAGCGATGAAATCATTGAGTATCTCAGGGGCCTCGGGTTGAAAGAGGAGTTCCTCCGGTATCTACGGTCGTTCAAGTTCAGGGGCTCGATCACTTCGGTACGGGAAGGAGAGGTCGTATTTCCGCTCGAACCGTTGCTGCGTGTCGAAGGTACGCTCATCGAGGCACAGCTCATTGAAACGCTTCTGTTGAACATACTGAATTTTGAATCGCTCATCGCGACGAAGGCTTCCCGGGTGAAGGCCGCGGCGGGAGGGCGTCGTGTGATGGATTTTGGTCTCAGGAGGGCTCAGGGGTTGGGCGGCATCCATGCGACGAAGGCCGCGATCATCGGCGGCATCGACGCCACTTCCAATGTCTACGCGGCGTTTCACAACGACCTCGAGGTGTCAGGCACGCAGGCCCATTCGTGGGTGCAAAGCTTCAGCGATGAACTGACCGCGTTCCGCAAGTTTGCCGAGGTCTATCCCGATAGCTGCATCCTGCTTGTCGATACGTACAATACACTGCGCAGTGGAGTCCCGAACGCGATCATCGTGGCGAAGGAGTTGGAGCAACGAGGCCATCGCATGGCAGCTATTCGTCTCGATAGTGGTGACCTGGCTTACTTGTCGAAGCATGCGCGGACCATGCTCGACCAGGCAGGGCTCTCGTATGTGAAGATTACGGTGTCGAACCAGCTCGATGAATATGTGATCCGAAGTCTGCTGGAAGACCAGGGAGCCCCGATTGACATGTTTGGCGTTGGAACGCGGCTGGTAACCGGACAGCCTGCTGCCGCTCTGGATGGCGTCTATAAATTGAGCATGTGCGATGGAGAGCCACGGCTCAAGTTCTCCGAGAATTACACCAAGCTGACGCTGCCAGGCGTCAAGAGTATTCATCGGTTCCTGAACGAAGACGGAATCTTTACAGCAGATGGTGTGACGCTCGACGGAGAGCCTTCACCAGAGAGTATTTATCATCCCTTTTTCTCTGAACAGCGAAGCAACCTGAAACAATGCACCTCCGAACCGCTGATGCACAAGGTCATGGAAGGGGGACGCACATTGGTCAGGAGCAGCGTCCACGAAAGCGCACAGTATGTCCAGGAGCGGCTGCTGCATCTCGCGGCGGAGCACAAACGCTTCGAGTTCCCGCATATCTATCGCGTTGGAATCTCGCAGAAACTTCTGGGTTTGCGGGCACGATTGGTCGAGGGATTTCAGCAACAGTTCTGA
- the tilS gene encoding tRNA lysidine(34) synthetase TilS has product MNQQHHVLEIQFAHFLKSSGLVQPGDSIVLAVSGGIDSTVMTYLFADLRPQWNLTLTVAHVNHQLRGEESDGDEAFVRNLAESLRIPCSAERVNIIDFAHSAHLSKQEAGRQLRYECLERARQGVDARSVATAHQADDNAETVLLNTLRGTGIRGLAGIPVRREAGAVIRPLLFARRKDIEEYARIRNIGYRTDSSNESVEYRRNYLRHNVIPILESSGAFDVVSSLNRMSRLMRQLDDLLTAEVRLVLPGVLTQDQQGATLLDIAKLRSKPEYLQEGIVLEVLRRLESEVDSEKILRLLELCDLRTGSQLQLSKTLHVYRDREQLTFVRPQKETLLHEQVSIGKSYVFRDFRFSLSLPIPPPETLGAASGVEFVDAGKLGDQLLVRSWEEGDWFMPLGLHARKKLSDYFVDRKISLLQKKEIPILESNGDIVWICGMRLDDRFKVTDRTQSVIRLEFGSTIFAH; this is encoded by the coding sequence GTGAACCAGCAGCACCATGTTCTTGAGATCCAGTTTGCCCATTTCCTGAAGTCGTCGGGACTTGTGCAGCCGGGCGATTCGATTGTGCTCGCAGTGAGCGGCGGCATCGATTCAACTGTCATGACGTATCTCTTCGCAGATCTCCGCCCTCAATGGAATCTCACGTTGACTGTCGCTCATGTCAATCATCAACTGCGCGGAGAAGAATCCGACGGCGACGAGGCGTTCGTCCGAAACCTGGCAGAGTCTCTCAGGATTCCATGTTCTGCAGAGCGGGTGAATATCATCGACTTCGCACACAGCGCGCACCTTTCCAAGCAGGAGGCTGGGCGCCAGCTGAGGTATGAATGCCTCGAGCGTGCACGGCAAGGGGTTGATGCACGATCCGTCGCAACCGCCCACCAAGCGGACGACAACGCTGAAACAGTTCTGCTGAATACTCTTCGAGGTACCGGCATCCGCGGTCTGGCGGGCATTCCGGTCAGACGCGAGGCCGGCGCCGTCATTCGGCCTCTCCTGTTTGCCCGGCGCAAAGACATCGAAGAATATGCCCGGATCCGAAACATCGGGTATCGCACAGATTCCTCGAATGAGTCTGTCGAGTACAGGCGAAACTACCTTCGGCATAACGTGATTCCAATCCTGGAGTCATCAGGTGCATTCGACGTAGTCTCCTCGCTGAATCGGATGTCACGACTTATGAGGCAGTTGGACGATTTGCTGACAGCGGAGGTTCGGCTAGTACTCCCTGGCGTGCTCACGCAGGACCAACAGGGAGCGACGCTGCTCGACATCGCAAAGCTACGATCGAAACCTGAGTATCTACAGGAGGGAATCGTCCTGGAGGTATTGCGAAGGCTTGAATCCGAGGTCGATTCGGAAAAAATCCTGAGACTGCTCGAGCTCTGCGATCTGAGAACCGGGAGCCAGTTGCAGCTTTCCAAGACTCTTCACGTGTATCGTGACAGGGAACAGCTTACATTCGTCCGCCCGCAAAAGGAGACACTGCTCCACGAGCAAGTCTCAATCGGCAAGAGTTATGTTTTTCGCGATTTCCGCTTTTCCTTGAGCCTTCCGATTCCCCCGCCGGAAACTCTCGGGGCTGCTTCCGGCGTTGAGTTCGTTGATGCCGGCAAGCTGGGCGACCAGCTTCTCGTGCGGTCATGGGAAGAAGGCGACTGGTTTATGCCGCTGGGCCTGCACGCCCGCAAGAAACTGAGTGACTACTTCGTCGATCGGAAGATTTCGCTTCTCCAGAAGAAGGAAATCCCGATTCTCGAATCGAACGGCGACATCGTGTGGATTTGCGGGATGCGGCTGGATGACAGGTTCAAAGTCACAGATCGGACCCAGAGCGTTATCAGGCTCGAGTTTGGATCTACAATATTCGCTCACTAA
- a CDS encoding isochorismatase family protein: protein MVKGLLIVDVQNDFCPGGALAVTDGDKVVPVINLLLGHFDVVVASKDWHPTASVHFKKWPPHCVRDTAGAEFHPQLLRGKIQQVFLKGTHDKDDGYSAFEATNVDLGTYLRQADITELYVVGLATDYCVKASALDSAKSGFHTYVVTDAVAAVNVRPDDGAHALDEMKLAGITLLDSSEIR from the coding sequence ATGGTGAAGGGCTTGTTGATCGTCGATGTACAGAATGACTTCTGCCCGGGCGGCGCCCTGGCGGTGACTGACGGAGACAAGGTGGTCCCCGTTATCAATCTCCTTTTGGGTCATTTTGACGTTGTTGTAGCTTCGAAAGACTGGCATCCGACCGCGTCTGTCCACTTCAAGAAATGGCCGCCGCACTGTGTTCGAGACACGGCCGGCGCAGAATTTCACCCGCAACTGCTGAGAGGCAAGATTCAACAGGTCTTTCTCAAAGGCACGCACGACAAAGATGACGGGTATTCCGCCTTCGAGGCCACGAATGTGGACCTGGGCACCTACCTGAGACAAGCAGACATCACCGAACTGTACGTTGTCGGCCTTGCCACCGATTACTGTGTGAAGGCCTCCGCATTGGATTCCGCGAAGAGTGGATTTCACACGTATGTGGTGACCGACGCTGTGGCTGCCGTCAACGTCCGGCCGGATGACGGGGCACACGCTCTTGATGAAATGAAACTCGCGGGGATCACGCTCCTCGATTCTTCAGAGATCCGCTGA
- a CDS encoding dolichol kinase produces MSESPLKVQDAPIRKLPESELLHAKATIEYKSEFIRKLIHLCSLSIPTVYYFISRERALEILAPVFLAFFIVDLARFYHEPTQAWFYRWFGWLLRRHESDSKSKRLTGATNILLSAIVCVMIFPKIITINAFAILIISDITSALVGRRFGKHRFFQKSLEGATGFFVSALVVVLLAPKIERLPMEYVLGIIAAAAGAVTESMSTTIDDNISVPLVIGFVLWTLYTLFLPGINLYAFL; encoded by the coding sequence ATGAGCGAATCCCCTTTGAAAGTGCAGGACGCTCCGATTCGCAAGTTGCCTGAATCGGAGCTCCTTCACGCGAAGGCGACGATTGAGTACAAATCCGAATTCATCCGGAAGCTTATCCACCTCTGTTCGCTTTCCATCCCCACTGTCTACTACTTCATTTCGAGAGAACGCGCCCTGGAGATCCTGGCGCCGGTTTTTCTCGCGTTCTTTATCGTCGATCTCGCGAGATTCTATCACGAGCCCACGCAGGCCTGGTTCTATCGTTGGTTCGGCTGGCTTCTGCGCAGGCACGAGTCAGACTCCAAATCGAAACGACTGACAGGGGCGACGAATATCCTGCTGTCGGCAATCGTCTGCGTGATGATCTTTCCAAAGATCATCACCATTAACGCCTTTGCAATCCTGATTATCTCGGACATCACTTCGGCCCTGGTGGGAAGGCGGTTTGGCAAGCATCGATTTTTTCAGAAGTCTCTCGAAGGGGCGACAGGATTCTTTGTTTCTGCTCTCGTTGTGGTTCTCCTCGCACCGAAGATCGAACGATTGCCGATGGAATACGTCCTGGGAATCATCGCAGCGGCCGCGGGGGCAGTCACTGAATCCATGTCGACTACCATCGATGACAACATCAGCGTTCCGCTCGTGATTGGTTTCGTTCTTTGGACACTCTATACGCTCTTTCTCCCCGGAATCAACCTCTACGCTTTCCTGTAA
- the ftsH gene encoding ATP-dependent zinc metalloprotease FtsH, with protein MKRRNPPPKLPKKGPKPVREDDFNWNKVGRMIAGWLGILLAVYLIMLAFKQTEETEYEINFTMYQKLLNDGKISEALIKKSDFNNYDFHGKLKEPSEITTSNEKRVLGATRVWLTLPYSSINEEVIGIWTKKELKFNVVKEDSTWTSLLISTLPWILLIGIWLIIFRRMQAGAGGTKGLFSFGKSRAKLLTEGMSKVTFMDVAGADEAKMELQEIIEFLKEPSKFQRLGGKIPRGVLLLGPPGTGKTLLARAVAGEAGVPFFSISGADFVEMFVGVGASRVRDLFEQGKKSAPCIIFIDEIDAVGRHRGAGLGGGHDEREQTLNQLLVEMDGFEQNSGVIIIAATNRPDVLDPALLRPGRFDRQVVVDRPDVKGREGIFRVHTKNIPLAEDVKLEVLAKGTPGLSGADIANLANEAALLAARQNCKVVSMLHFEAAKDKVMMGMERKSLIISDREKRVTAYHESGHVLVARHLPDADPVHKVTIIPRGRALGVTTYLPIDEKHTYSKEYLDAMITYALGGRAAERLIFNQLTTGAGNDIERATEIARKMVCEWGMSEKLGPLAYGAKEEELFLGREITKTRNFSENTAIAIDLEVRKIVTVAMKRSEKILREDLETLHRLSNALLEREILDSDEIDRIIRGEELPPVDRRKNGEPEADAAKTSQPAQPKTEQAIDNGKPKKTA; from the coding sequence ATGAAGCGGCGCAATCCTCCTCCGAAACTCCCCAAGAAAGGGCCTAAACCGGTCCGGGAAGACGATTTCAACTGGAACAAAGTGGGGCGGATGATCGCCGGCTGGCTTGGTATTCTGCTGGCTGTCTATCTGATCATGCTCGCGTTCAAGCAGACAGAGGAAACCGAATACGAAATCAACTTCACAATGTACCAGAAGCTTCTGAACGACGGGAAGATCTCAGAGGCCCTGATAAAGAAGTCGGATTTCAACAACTACGATTTCCACGGCAAGCTCAAAGAACCCTCAGAGATCACGACCTCGAACGAAAAGCGCGTTCTGGGGGCCACCCGGGTCTGGCTGACGCTTCCCTACTCCTCCATCAACGAAGAAGTTATCGGCATCTGGACGAAGAAGGAGCTCAAATTCAACGTCGTCAAGGAAGACAGCACGTGGACAAGTTTGCTGATATCCACGCTTCCCTGGATTCTGCTGATTGGCATCTGGCTGATTATTTTTAGGCGTATGCAGGCCGGTGCAGGCGGCACCAAGGGGCTATTCAGCTTCGGAAAGAGCAGAGCGAAACTGCTTACCGAAGGGATGTCGAAAGTGACCTTTATGGACGTTGCCGGGGCAGATGAAGCGAAAATGGAGCTCCAGGAGATCATTGAATTCCTCAAAGAGCCATCGAAATTCCAGCGCCTTGGCGGCAAGATTCCACGGGGCGTCCTGCTCCTCGGCCCTCCGGGCACCGGCAAGACTCTTCTCGCCCGTGCGGTCGCCGGTGAGGCAGGCGTACCGTTCTTCTCCATCAGCGGCGCAGACTTCGTCGAGATGTTCGTCGGTGTTGGAGCGTCGCGCGTGAGAGACTTGTTTGAGCAGGGGAAAAAGAGCGCGCCGTGCATCATCTTCATCGACGAAATCGATGCAGTCGGCCGTCACCGCGGTGCAGGTCTTGGCGGCGGACACGACGAGCGGGAACAGACTTTGAATCAGCTGCTCGTGGAGATGGACGGCTTCGAGCAGAACAGCGGAGTCATTATCATCGCCGCGACAAACCGACCCGATGTGCTGGATCCGGCGCTTCTCCGGCCCGGCCGGTTCGATCGGCAGGTCGTCGTGGACAGACCAGACGTCAAGGGGCGTGAGGGGATTTTCAGAGTCCACACGAAGAATATCCCGCTCGCCGAAGACGTGAAACTCGAGGTGCTCGCGAAAGGAACGCCCGGGCTCTCCGGTGCGGACATCGCAAATCTCGCGAACGAAGCCGCGCTTCTCGCGGCCCGACAGAACTGCAAGGTTGTCTCGATGCTGCATTTTGAAGCGGCAAAAGACAAAGTCATGATGGGGATGGAACGGAAAAGCCTCATCATCTCCGACCGCGAAAAGCGCGTCACCGCATACCACGAGTCGGGGCACGTGCTTGTCGCAAGACATCTGCCCGATGCCGACCCTGTGCACAAGGTGACGATCATCCCGCGCGGCCGCGCACTTGGCGTCACGACGTATCTCCCGATCGACGAAAAGCACACCTACTCGAAAGAATACCTGGATGCGATGATCACCTACGCACTGGGTGGACGAGCGGCCGAGAGGCTTATCTTCAACCAGTTGACGACTGGCGCCGGCAATGACATCGAGCGCGCGACCGAAATCGCCCGGAAGATGGTGTGTGAATGGGGGATGAGCGAGAAACTCGGACCTCTGGCATACGGAGCGAAGGAAGAAGAGCTGTTCCTCGGACGCGAGATCACGAAAACCAGAAACTTCAGCGAGAATACGGCGATCGCAATTGATCTGGAAGTCCGGAAGATCGTTACGGTGGCGATGAAGCGGTCCGAGAAGATTCTGCGCGAAGATCTCGAGACGCTCCACCGGCTTTCCAATGCCCTGCTCGAACGCGAGATACTCGATTCAGACGAAATCGACAGAATTATCCGGGGCGAAGAACTGCCTCCGGTTGACCGGCGTAAGAACGGCGAGCCTGAAGCAGATGCGGCAAAGACCAGCCAGCCTGCCCAGCCCAAGACCGAGCAGGCAATCGACAACGGCAAGCCAAAGAAAACCGCATGA